Genomic segment of Aquarana catesbeiana isolate 2022-GZ linkage group LG02, ASM4218655v1, whole genome shotgun sequence:
TCTCGTAGATTGCTCCGAATACATCTCCATTCTCCAACGATAATTTAAAATCTGGAAATCTTATAAAATTTCCCTCCTGATCTCTGTACCACAGAAGTCTGGCTGGGAAGAACTATGGCCACTAAAACCTCTAACTTGACCTTCTGCAAAACTTGATCTAGACAATATTAGGTTAAGATAAGCACTGTAGAAGGCTGACTAATGGAAGCAAATAGGGTTTGCATGCCGGCCAAGAGAAATCCCAAAAATATGGAAGGTGCAGCAAGTTCCTATTTAACCAAATAAAAAGGTAGATGCCGCCTTCAGAAAAGCCTCCCTATGCAGGAATGGAATTGAAACCAACTTCTAAAAATGAAACTTTTTAGACCAGGATGAACCTAGCTCTGCTGAGCAGACCACACACATGCTCGTAATAGCTAGGTCTTCTAAGACTTCAGCATtcaaaaaccaggaaaaaaaaaaaaaaaaaaagagggtggagAGGATCCTGGAGTGAAGTTGAGGCCCACATTGGGATTGCATTTGCCAAACCTGGCTCTGCAATTTTCTCAACTTCTCCTGGCATAGGAAAACCTTGGCTTGAAAAGACATGCAGAAGGCTCAAGCACCAAAGCGATGTGACAGAATCCGATTACTTCTCAAAGTTCTTTCAAAGTCCTCCCAAGTTTGCTTCACGATTGACACTCGAGCCCAAACCCTGAGAGGCCTGTTCTTGCAGAAGCAAATCCTCCAAGTATACAGTGATTGAATACATCCAAGCTGAAGACCCAGAACTAGCACAGGGATCCTTGTGAGTACTCTGATTCAAGGCATGGTCAATAGAAAAAAAGGACCACAAACCTATAGTGGCTGTTGCCCACAGCAAAGTAAACACATGTGGAAAGATGAGAATGTGTACATATGCATCCCTTAAAAAGCAGTAGTTAGCCCtgctaattttttttctgtttagtggGCCCCCAGGTGAGTTAtgccaaaatgtgctagtatgcacagcaaaCTAGCACCTTATGGCAGATGTCCCTGTCAAATGGTGCCCTCCAGTGATGTGATCGATCCAGCAGGCCTTGGTGCTTCTATCTTTGCTCGATCATTCTTCTGGGTGCTGTGCCTTGGGCCGCTTGAATGGCAGGGCTGCGACAACTTCACTCCCGGGAACATGCACAGAAGTCGCATCACCACAGCAGAAATCTGGGTCGGTAAGTGTACATGGTGGTGGACAAGCAAGAGTAAGCATTCAGGatagaagagaccaatagggtctctgTCAAATACCCTgccagtcagaaaaaaaaaaaaaaaagttttactacttTAAGTCTAGGAATGCTAAGAGGTCTGCGTTGAAGGGTGGTAATCAACTACATTCCACCCAAAACTTGAGCACCAATGAAGCTATTTGAGAACTACCTCTGAGGAACTGGTGGGGACAGACCTTCATGCAGTGCCAGATTTATCTGCAGGCTTGGAACCCTTACATTGCATCAGATGTTAAGAATCCCCCTGAGCCTGagggaatggggaaaaaaaaaaaaaaccaaacattttgATGCAGAATTAGGTGAAGACTTGTACTGTTGATCAAATTTGCATCGAGTACTTACCCCCCATTGCAACTTTAAAAGGTATACAACCTGTGAAGAACTCAAAAGAATGTCTCCCATGAAGGGTTGGCGTAACAAGGTCACACATGCAGTCCAAGTCCAGCTTGCACAAATAACCTATAGAAAGGCATGCAGATCTTTAATTCCCTCACCAAAAGCCCATGCAAAAACTGTCTCAGACAAAATAGGAGGAAAAAAAGCTTTGCATAGCATACAGCCGGCTGACTACACTCATCAAGCAAGTCTTCGGAGATGGTCAGTTCAGCCACAGCTTTAATCTGGATAGCCCTATATCCCTCCAGGATATTCTGGCCTGTCCAGATAGGGACAACCTTTGTTAATTTGAAAGCTGACAGGATATCACCACAGACTGCAAAACGGTCAACAAAGCCCCAGAAAACATAATGAACAGGGGAAACATGCAGACTTTCAGGATTTTCCTTATCTGGTAAAAATGTACAattatttatagcaaaaaaaaaaaaaaaaaacctcttccagTTAAAAGTAACAAAAATACAGCAGAAGGGGGGATTGGAGAACCCAAAAGGTAATCAGAACCAAACGGTATCAGAAATCTGGCTGGGATCTCTGGAGGGATGGCAGTGCAGTCACAACTCAGCCAAGTTATCAAAGGAAAACTTCCACCACTGGCTTCCCTGTGGGACTCTGCATTAGATGGGTCAGTCAAAGTCTGGCAGAAAAGTGAGTAGAAGTCTTTGGCTTTCTGCTCCTTGTTTACAAGTGGCAGCAGCGATCGTCTGAGCCATCACTGCACTGGCATCTCCAGCATCCTTCCAGATGAATCAGGGCATGTTACTGCATCTGTCTGGAGAAAGATCAgagaaaattgggggggggggggggggggggtagagaatgACTaaattacagcagtggttctcaacctcagtcctcaagtaccccccgacaGGCTATGTTTGCAGGTGTTCCCTTTATCTTCCacaagtgctttaaatcagagtcaatggcttggtattttggaaagCTAATTTATctaagaaattcccaaaacatggcctgttgggagtacttgaagaatgaggttgagaaccactggtctacaagTTTTCAGTCGGACCAAGCAGCCAGGTATtggagcaccagtgccccctcccccactgactggcagtgcccccactaagcaccaatgcCTCCCACCCCCACTGAATGGCAGTTCCTCCAATTTGCCACCACTGAGCCCCAGTGCCCCATAACCAACCCCCCCCAGCcccaatcactcactgtgtgcattcacaactgaagcatagtaaaccatttactatgcttcggttggGAATGTACAggtagctgctcagcacagagccaatagttcaaagcccccccaacagggcaaATTGTAAAACAATAATATACTAACACCATCCagtgtcctactgacactgtcctcatcAGGGGAAAAGGGGTGCCaagtctttgccccaggtgaaagaatgtctagcttcaccAGAGTTTCTACAGGTCTAGTGTCAATTTATCTTGTATGGAGCAGTATATCCCTAGGTTGCTTATTATCCATTAAGCTGTGTTCCTCGAAAAGAAAAATCAAAGAAGCAAGCTGTTTAACGGAAATCAGTGCATAGAGAAATATGGAGACTGACACTGTTGTTTTCTATGATAGTTGCTTGGCTGACAAACTGATCAAACGGCTTAAAAGATCCCCAAGTCACAGACCCAGAACATGTATACAGGATAGGGAGTTCTGAGTACTAGCAACATTTAAGTCAGTTACTGGGAAAGTAATAAAAGTCAGAAGCATCATGACTGCCAGGCAAATGGCATTTTAGAAGCTCTGCAATTGCAGTTACTGTATTTTTTGcagtacaggttctctttaactggAGCCTCTTTAGTGCAGTATGCAAATAGCCGGTACACGTTCTCttctaaaagaaaaaaacccaTACTAAATTTTAGCCCGCTGACTATTGTTTCTGAAAAGGCTAGCTAGCACAAAGCTATAGTcatttttaaattggatatttaaaaCATTTCACAAATTAAAAATTAGGAACTGGTGATGAACAAATCTCACCTCCTGAATGATCTGCCTCTGACTCAGCAGTCAAGGGTCCTTCACTGTTTATGTCTGGAGAACCTCTCTTTATATCTCCATTACTGTAGAGCCCCTCGTTTTCTCCACACGTAACCTTCTTTGGTTTGTCAATTGACACAAAGGTTTCCCTCGATAGCTCAATCCCTGAAGAACTCAGCGAGTCATAACCAATACTAAGAGTTGATAACACTGTGCTTTGCAATGGATCATCCATATTGATGCCTTCTTCAGATGTACATACACTAAGACTGGAATCCTCCAAGGCATTTTGACACTCACTAAAAAAATCTGTTCTATGAAATGGACTAAAGTCTGACTTGGATGACCTCTGATAAACTGATGTATTAGGTGTCGGTTTTTCTTCCCTTTGGTGCTCTAGACAGAAATCATTACTTGTCAATTCCGTATTTCCAAGGTTCTTACTTTGTGATAGTCCAGACTCACAAGTAGTGTCAAAATCTATTAAACCCAATGTAAGGTTTGCAGAAACTGAATCCTCGTCACTTCCTTGAACCAACTGCTTACTCTGTGCATCACATGTTCGCACATCCCTATTCTCATCAAGAACTTGACAACTGCTATCAGACACATCATTAACAGAGCTAGACAAAATTTCTTGTCTTGCAGCTACAATCACTTTTGAAATTATGTTTATGGCTAGTTGTTCAACTATCTTTGCCTCATAGCCTCCCAAAAATGTTTTAGTATTAGTTTCTTTTAAACCATCAACTATTGGACACAAATTCTCAAATTCTTCATTTCTTTCAAGACATTTGGAAAAAGCATCCATTAAATTAGTACAATTAGCCTCTCTGACCACTTCAGTGATGGAGGATGTTTCACAACTTTCAGAGGGCTCACCTGCCGTTACAGATTCTACACCCTGCAAAATAGCTTTTGCTTCCAGAGGAATCTTGGTAGTCAAGTCCAAAGTATTATTCTGCGTTACCTGCTCTGACAGAACACTTTCTAAAGTCTGGGTTACACAGAGTGCGACATTACCTTTATATTCTAATCCGATTTCATCATGTATGGACTGGCAGCACTGTACTACATGGCTTCCTGCATCGTCTAATTGTGTTAGAGCCACAGAGGGCTGTATATCTAGGTCTTTGACAAAAACGTCACTGGTTATATCAGACTGCGTAATGTCCTCACTGTGAGAGCGTGGTTTTCCAGATCCAAGATCACAGACGTCATCGCTCTGCTGATTTAGGGCATCACAGGTGATTTCCTGAATTTGATTCTGATCATGACATGTTGGTACTATCGATTACTGCTTTCATTTCATTAACATAAAAATTAACACACTGCTCTTTAACAGGCAAATAATTCTCAGAGGCAAAAATAGCTTCAGTCTGGGTGCATATTTCTTGCAATTCAGATTCCTCAATGACCCTGCTCTGCTGATCATCAATTAGGGCAAACTCATGAATATCACCTGCCTGACTACATTCACAAGGCTCAGTGGATATTGGACACACTTTTTCTACATCATTTAGCACAGTGTCAGAATTAAGTTTTGCAGCTTTATTTCCATCAAGCAATTGACTGAGAACTGAAGATGTGCAAACCCCTACTTCCTGGATTTCAGCTACTTCATTTGCCCTGAAGCGGTCAGGGCTTTTACTTTCAACAACTTCCTGATCAGCAAATTCCTGTGGGATGCCCACTTTTACAGTTTGTAAGTGGGATTCTTTCACCAAGTCATCCTCAACCCTGCAGCAAGACTGTATTATGTACAAAGGCTCCTGTGCACCTAAAGACAAGGAGCATGTGCCATCTTCCAATACAGTCTCCTCCTCTTTGTCCATCGGCACAAGTTTAGCCCCAGAACTGCTGCAATTTTCTTCCACGACATCATCTGTCTCGACCTTATCCACACATGCTGGTATCTGATCAGGTTTTGTACTGCATTTGTCTTTCTTGCGTGAGAAGAACCACCAACAGGCAAGGAGTGCCAGCACTCCAGGTAGGGCATAGGGTGTTATGGTGCGCACATGTAGACCCATTTTTTAACGTGCTCTCTCAGATACCTAGGgaataagaataaaaaagaaaaaaaaaagtcaatgtagCCAAAATTTTTGCTGGTCATtaaactcaacatttcatattcccaaTATGTGCCTGCccctctttgtatttcttccttagtgtgaaatccctggtgttcttgccagtcccaCTTTCCTATTAAACTggc
This window contains:
- the AKAP1 gene encoding A-kinase anchor protein 1, mitochondrial — its product is MGLHVRTITPYALPGVLALLACWWFFSRKKDKCSTKPDQIPACVDKVETDDVVEENCSSSGAKLVPMDKEEETVLEDGTCSLSLGAQEPLYIIQSCCRVEDDLVKESHLQTVKVGIPQEFADQEVVESKSPDRFRANEVAEIQEVGVCTSSVLSQLLDGNKAAKLNSDTVLNDVEKVCPISTEPCECSQAESIVPTCHDQNQIQEITCDALNQQSDDVCDLGSGKPRSHSEDITQSDITSDVFVKDLDIQPSVALTQLDDAGSHVVQCCQSIHDEIGLEYKGNVALCVTQTLESVLSEQVTQNNTLDLTTKIPLEAKAILQGVESVTAGEPSESCETSSITEVVREANCTNLMDAFSKCLERNEEFENLCPIVDGLKETNTKTFLGGYEAKIVEQLAINIISKVIVAARQEILSSSVNDVSDSSCQVLDENRDVRTCDAQSKQLVQGSDEDSVSANLTLGLIDFDTTCESGLSQSKNLGNTELTSNDFCLEHQREEKPTPNTSVYQRSSKSDFSPFHRTDFFSECQNALEDSSLSVCTSEEGINMDDPLQSTVLSTLSIGYDSLSSSGIELSRETFVSIDKPKKVTCGENEGLYSNGDIKRGSPDINSEGPLTAESEADHSGGYLCKLDLDCMCDLVTPTLHGRHSFEFFTGCIPFKVAMGGSDVNSMDSVDSGCALGNSEQFQNMKQKSDAKKADVVIWEFEVPKYLVGRLIGKQGRFVSFLKQSSGAKIYISTVPYTQDIQICHLEGSQQQIDRALSLIRKKFKDLNLTNIFAPPPPLIPLPVASWLTLPNNVSVEVVVVNVVNAGHMFVQQRTHPTFHALCGLDQHMSLCYSQPGVPTLPTPAEVGILCAAPVGPSVWWRAQVMAYFEDTEEVEILYVDYGGYNRVKIETLRQIRSDFVSLPFQGVEVLLDNVIPLGDEDHFSTEADAAVKELTRGAPMLTQVTNYDEATRLPLVQLWRLNPDEMVSVNRTLVERGFAEWVDNY